CCCCTGCAGAGCAACATCTCCCGGGCGGTGGCGGAGAATCTGGTCGCGTTGCTCGGAGCCCCGCGGGTCACGCAAACCCTCGGGGTGGACTCGGACTTCCGCGTGGCGATCGAGGTGCAGCGCTTCGAATCGACGCCGGGTGACTCGGCGATGCTGGACGCAGCCTGGCTGGTGCGACGGGTGAAGGACGGCAAGATCGAGACGGGACGCACCACGGTGCGGGAGCCGGTAGCGCAGCGGGGCTACGACGCGCTCGTGGCCGCCCACAGCCGCGCGATCGGGCGCCTCAGCCAGGACATCGCGAACACGGTGCGGACGCTGGACAGTGTTCCGCGCTAGAATGCGGAGCCAGAACATGCTCAAGGTCGTCACGCTGCTGATCCTGCTCGGAGTGCTCGCCGGCTGCGCCTCGTCTGCGTCCGACGAGTGGGCGAAGCCGGGCGGGACCAAGGAGCAGGCCAACAAGGACTCGGCGGACTGCCTCTTCGACGCCCAGACCATGCGCGGCGCCGGCGCCGCCATGACGGTGGATCAGGTGCAATACCGGCAGTGCATGGTGAACAAGGGCTACACGTCGAACAAGTAGCGGCGTCGAGGCAAGCCGCGGGCTACGCGATGGCTATTTGACCCAGGTCTGGGTGCGGTAGAAGACGCCAAGGTAGCCGCGGACCTTCAGCGTGCCGCCCTCTTCCCAGACCTCGGCCTTGTAGACCTTGCCGTCGTCCGGGTCGAGGATGGTGCCGCCCTTGTAGCGATCCTTGTCGGGACTCAAGCCCTTGATGATCACGAGCCCGACGATCGGTTGGTCCTTGTCCTCGCCGGTGCAGGCGCTGCACTTCTTGCGCTGGCCCTGCGCGTTGACGGCGTCGGTCAGGCCGACGATCTTGCCGAAGAGCTTGCCGCCCTGCTCGTAGAGCTCGACCTCGGAGACGACCTTGCCGGTCTTCTCGTCGACAGTCTTCCACTTGCCGGCCGGCGACTCGGCCGCGAAGGCGAGGGAAGCGGTGAGAAGGCCGGTCAGCGTCCCGACGAGCAGCGATCGCCTCATGACTACTGCTTGCGCAGGGTCACGTTCGCGACGTTGATCCCGTTGATCTTGCCGGTCATCTGATTGCCGGTCACGGTCAGCCAGCCGCTCGACGGCGACTCGAGCCGGATCGTGTTCCCCGACACCATCCCGCTGACATTCGCCACGTTGTTGACCACGGGGCCGGTCACGTTGAAGTCGCCGCTCACGACCGATCCGCTCTGCTTCAGGGTTCCCCGAACGTCCCCCGATCCCACGCTCACGTTCTCGTAGGCCCACGTGCCAATCCAGGTGCCGGTCACGTCGACACTCGGCGGGGCGGCCGGTCCCGACGACGCGCAGGCGGTCACCGCGATCATCGTGCTCACGAGCAGCAGTCCGAGGGTGGCCTTCATGATGGGCCTCCTTCGTGGAGCGGTGCGTGCATCACTTGTTGATCTTGCTGATCTTGGAGCCCTGGATCCCGAGTCCGGCCATCAGTCCTTTCTGGTCGAAGAAGATCGCGTACATGTCACTCTGCAGCGTGGTGGAGGTGAACGCGGTCGCGGCACCGGTATCGAGCACGGCGATGCTCGGCCCGGTGCCGAGCTCGAAGCCGCCGCTCTTGTTCAGGTATTCGAGGGCGGAAGCGGTCATGAAGAACAGCGCATAGCCGAATTTCTGGACCCCGGCCTGCAGGCCGTACGAGGCCGCGACCGAGTTGTAGTAACCGATCGTCTTGCCCTTCTGGCGAAGGGCTCCGTCGCCGTACTGCGCTCCAAACATGAAGCCGGCCTTGTAGATGCTGGGGAACACGAGGACCGCCTTGGCCCGATTGGTGAGCTCCTTCGCCTTGGGATCCTGGGCGTAGAGGTCCCGCAGGGCTCGGTCGACGTCGCGGTTGATCTCCGCCGCGCTGGCCGCGAACGCGGGTCGCGTCGTCGTCGTCAGTCCGATGGCGAGCACCACCGCGAGGAGGCCCGCTCCGAGTCGAGTGTTGAACATCGTCCGCTCTCCCGCGATTACCGACAGGTTGAGGTGGCCCAGCTCACTTGACGAGGGGAATCTGCTTGGCGAGTTCGAAGTTCACCAGGGCCCGGAGCTTGTTCTCGACCTGATAGAGCCGGGCGACCTTCTTGGCGGGCAGCACCTTCTCGAATCGCGGGACGTAGGATTTGAGGATCGCGACGTGACTCGCCTCGAGGGCCAGGTAGTCGTTCAGGAGCGTGGTGGCGGTGGCGTCGCTCATCGACTCGTAGGACTTTGCGAAGCGATCGATCATCGCGAGCATCTTGTCGTAGTGGGCGACCATGTCGCTCTGGTACGCGTTGTAGATCGGCCAGAACGTCTTCGCCTCACCCTCGGTCAGCGCGAGCGCGTCCGAGATGAGCAGCCGCTTGTCCGCTCGCGCCTTCTCCCGGAGGAGATCCATCTGGTCCGCCGGCTGGCCGGCCGGCTTGTCCGCGGGCTTGTCCTGCGCCCACGTCACGCCGTGCGTGAAACCGGTCAGGACCGCTCCGATCAACAACAGGCAACAGGCTCGACGTCCCATCGGTGGCGCTCCCTTCGGCCGGCACGAAGCGGTGTACGGCGACTCTTCCAACCAGGGAGTATGGCGAAAGCAGTCAGCCGGGCCTAGTGGGACTTTGGTCCTATACCCCCGTTCCCGCCTCTGTGTTTCCATGCGGTCCGTGACCGAGGGGAGAGCCACGCTCCCGACGTGGGACGTCACCCGGATTCTCCTCGCCGTGCTCGCCCTGGGCGGGCTGATCGCGGCGAGCCTCTGGGTGCTGCGGCCGTTTCTCCCGGCGCTGATCTGGGCCACCATGATCGTGGTGGCGACCTGGCCGGCCATGCGCGCGGCCCAGCGGCGGCTGGCGGGCCGGCGCGCTCTCGCGGTGGCCCTGATGACGGTGGCGATGCTGGTCATCGTCATCGCCCCGATCGCGGTGGCCATCGTCGTGGTGGTGGACCACGCGGACGAAGTCGTGGAGTGGTCGAAGGGCGTGGTCGTGGGCGCGGCGAGCGGTCCGCCGGTGTGGGTCAGCGGCCTGCCGCTCGTGGGCCAGAGGCTCGCGGGGGAGTGGGGCAAGCTCGCCGCCGGCCGGCCCGAGGACATCGCCGCCCAGATCGGTCCCTATCTCCGGGCGATCGGCGCCTGGATCGTCTTCAAGGCGGGGAGCCTGGGGCTGCTGCTCCTCGACCTGGTCCTCACCGTGATCATCGCGGCCATCCTGTACGCGCACGGCGAGCTCGTCGCCGACGGGGTGCGCGCCTTCGCGCGCCGCCTGGCCGGCGACGCGGGGGACCAGGTGGTGATCCTGTCCGGGCAGGCCATCCGCGCCGTCGCGCTGGGCATCGTGGTGACGGCTTTGGTGCAGTCGGTGATCGGCGGGATCGGCCTCGCCATCACCGGGGTGCCGTATCCGGTCCTCCTGACCGCCGTGATGTTCCTGCTCGCGGTCGCTCAGATCGGCGCGGGGCCGGTGCTCTTCGGCGCGGTCATCTGGCTCTACTGGAGGGACCAGACGCTGTGGGCCATCGTGATGCTCATCTGGTCCGTCATCACCGTCAGCTTCGACAACGTCCTGCGCCCGGTGCTGATCAAGCGGGGCGCCGACCTGCCGCTCGTCCTCATCTTCGCGGGAGTGCTCGGGGGGCTCGTCGCCTTCGGGATCGTCGGCCTGTTCGTCGGTCCGGTCGTGCTCGCGGTCACCTACACGCTGCTCGTGGCGTGGGTGGCCCGCCCCGGAGAGCCGAGAGGCTGACCGTTTCCCCCTCGGCCACGAGTGGTGGAGCTACGGCGCGGAGAAATTTCCGATTTCCATCGGGACTTCGCGAATCCGGCCGGTTCACAGTGACCCCGATCACGGCCGAATCGACACGGCCGCCGAGGGGAGGGAGTCCAATGACCGTTACGATCCAGACCGTGCGTGGCCGGCGCTGGACTCGAGCGCTGGTGAGCGGCCTCCTGATCGGCGCGCTGCTGGGCGCGCGCCCGGCCGGGGCCGACGACGCACCGCCGCCCCCGCCGGTGCCTTCGCCGATCGAGGCCTTGTTCCAGCCGGTCAGGGAGAAGGTGCGGACCCTGCCGTGGTCGTTCCTGGCCGACACCGACCTGCGCTTGCACTTCCGCAGCTACTATTTCAACCGCACCAACCCCAACGACACCGTCAACGAGGCGTGGGCCTTCGGCGGCTGGGTCAGCTATCAGTCCGGCTGGCTGCTCGATACCTTCGCCATGGGCGCGACCCTGTACGGCTCGGCCCCGCTCTATGCCCCGGATGACCGCGACGGCACGCTCCTGCTCAACACCGGGCAGCAGGGCTACTACGTGCCCGGCGAGGCCTGGGGGGCGCTGCGATACAAGGACTACGCCCTGCTCAAGGGCTACCGGCAGCTGGTCGAGCAGGGCTACATCAACCCGCAGGACAACCGGATGACCCCCAACACCTTCGAGGGTGTCACCCTCGGAGGCAAGGTCGGCTGGCTGCAGTACCTCGCGGGCTTCCTCTGGCAGATCAAGGCCCGGAACTCCGACGAGTTCGTCAGCATGTCGGAGAAGGCGGGAGCGGTCAACAGCGACGACGGCGTCGGGCTGGCCGGAGTGCGGCTGACGCCGATCCCCAATCTCCGCATCGACGTGAGCAACCAGTACGGCGTCAACACCTTCAACACCGTCTACGGCGAAGCCGACTACGTCCACACGCTCAGCGAGGACTGGAAGCTCCGGGTTGGCGCGCAGTTCACCGACCAGCGGGCGGTGGGCGATGCCTTGCTGGCTCCGGCCGACGGCCGGTACTGGGCCACCCAGCAGGGCGGCGCGCGCGTGCAGGCCACGTGGCGCGACATCACGCTGACGACGGCCTTCTCCATCACCGGGGCGGGCAACACCATCCAGAGCCCATGGGGGACCTTCCCCGGATACCTGTCCATGATCGACCAGGACTTCAACCGGGCGCGGGAGAAGGCCATCCTGATCGGCGCCGCCTACGTCCTGCCCGGGTCGATCGTGCAGGGGCTCAGCGCCAACGCCAACGTCGTCTACGGGTGGGATGCGATCAACCCGTCCACCCGGCAGAAGGCGCCGAATCAGGCCGAGTACGATCTCACCGTGGACTGGCGGCCGGCGTGGCGGGAGCCCGGCTTCCTCAAGGGCATGTGGTTCCGGGCCCGCTCGGCCATCCTCGACCAGCAGAACGCCGGCACTCTCGGCTACCAGTTCCGTCTCATCCTCAACTGGGAGCGGGACCTGATCTAGTGTCGATCCTCGTGAACGGAGGCCTCCATGTTTGAGTGGTTCGCGACGACGCTGCGCGCCTACCCGGAGATCGCGATCTTCCTCGCGCTCGGTGTCGGCTACTACGTCGGCAAGTTCACGATCCGCGGCATCGGGCTGGGCGCGGTGACCTCGACCCTGCTCGCCGCGGTGCTGATCGGCCAGCTCGGCATCACCATCTCGCCCAACGTCAAGTCGGTCTTCTTCCTGATGTTCCTGTTCGCGGTGGGCTACGGGGTCGGGCCGCAGTTCGTACGCGGCATCGCCAAGGATGGGGTGCCGCAGGCGCTGTTCGCGGTGGTCGTCTGCGTGCTCTGCCTGGGCGCCGCGGTGGTGGCGAGCCAGCTCGCCGGCTACGATCTCGGCTACACCGCCGGCCTCTACGCGGGCTCCCAGACCATCTCCGCGTCGATGGGCCTGGCGACCGACGCCATCAATCGCCTCGGACTGCCGCCCGAGCAAGCCAAGGCGCTGCTCGACGCGATGCCGATCGCCTACGCGGTCACCTACATCTTCGGCACGGTGGGCTCGGCGATCCTGCTCGCCCTGATCGGGCCGCCGCTGCTCGGGATCGATCTCGCGGCGGCCTGCAAGGCATACGAGGCCCGGCAGAGCGCGGGCACCGCGCAGGGCGGCGCGGGCACGGCGTGGCACCGCTGGGAGCTGCGCGCGTTCCGGGTGCGGCCGGGCGGGAGGGCAATCGGCATGCGGGCCGCCGAGGCGGAGGCGATGGTGCCCGACGCCAGGGTC
The sequence above is a segment of the Candidatus Methylomirabilota bacterium genome. Coding sequences within it:
- a CDS encoding lipid-binding SYLF domain-containing protein, with product MFNTRLGAGLLAVVLAIGLTTTTRPAFAASAAEINRDVDRALRDLYAQDPKAKELTNRAKAVLVFPSIYKAGFMFGAQYGDGALRQKGKTIGYYNSVAASYGLQAGVQKFGYALFFMTASALEYLNKSGGFELGTGPSIAVLDTGAATAFTSTTLQSDMYAIFFDQKGLMAGLGIQGSKISKINK
- a CDS encoding PqiC family protein, with protein sequence MRPGAAIAALCTLAGLVAGCGSTPASRFYTLSGTVTAAPAATPLPVSLAVGPVSVPGTVDRPQIVVNTGANQVEVDEFNRWASPLQSNISRAVAENLVALLGAPRVTQTLGVDSDFRVAIEVQRFESTPGDSAMLDAAWLVRRVKDGKIETGRTTVREPVAQRGYDALVAAHSRAIGRLSQDIANTVRTLDSVPR
- a CDS encoding OprD family outer membrane porin is translated as MTVTIQTVRGRRWTRALVSGLLIGALLGARPAGADDAPPPPPVPSPIEALFQPVREKVRTLPWSFLADTDLRLHFRSYYFNRTNPNDTVNEAWAFGGWVSYQSGWLLDTFAMGATLYGSAPLYAPDDRDGTLLLNTGQQGYYVPGEAWGALRYKDYALLKGYRQLVEQGYINPQDNRMTPNTFEGVTLGGKVGWLQYLAGFLWQIKARNSDEFVSMSEKAGAVNSDDGVGLAGVRLTPIPNLRIDVSNQYGVNTFNTVYGEADYVHTLSEDWKLRVGAQFTDQRAVGDALLAPADGRYWATQQGGARVQATWRDITLTTAFSITGAGNTIQSPWGTFPGYLSMIDQDFNRAREKAILIGAAYVLPGSIVQGLSANANVVYGWDAINPSTRQKAPNQAEYDLTVDWRPAWREPGFLKGMWFRARSAILDQQNAGTLGYQFRLILNWERDLI
- the ydiK gene encoding AI-2E family transporter YdiK, coding for MTEGRATLPTWDVTRILLAVLALGGLIAASLWVLRPFLPALIWATMIVVATWPAMRAAQRRLAGRRALAVALMTVAMLVIVIAPIAVAIVVVVDHADEVVEWSKGVVVGAASGPPVWVSGLPLVGQRLAGEWGKLAAGRPEDIAAQIGPYLRAIGAWIVFKAGSLGLLLLDLVLTVIIAAILYAHGELVADGVRAFARRLAGDAGDQVVILSGQAIRAVALGIVVTALVQSVIGGIGLAITGVPYPVLLTAVMFLLAVAQIGAGPVLFGAVIWLYWRDQTLWAIVMLIWSVITVSFDNVLRPVLIKRGADLPLVLIFAGVLGGLVAFGIVGLFVGPVVLAVTYTLLVAWVARPGEPRG
- a CDS encoding DUF2147 domain-containing protein — translated: MRRSLLVGTLTGLLTASLAFAAESPAGKWKTVDEKTGKVVSEVELYEQGGKLFGKIVGLTDAVNAQGQRKKCSACTGEDKDQPIVGLVIIKGLSPDKDRYKGGTILDPDDGKVYKAEVWEEGGTLKVRGYLGVFYRTQTWVK